The following is a genomic window from Sphingobacterium spiritivorum.
ATTACACAATTGTCCGATATACATTCCGGAAGTCTGAATGATATCAAAGGAGTACAAAAAGGAATAGATCTGGCCAATGCACAAAACAGTGATCTATTGTTGTTCACCGGAGATCTGGTCAATAATATGGCTACAGAAATGGATCCCTGGATTCCATATTTCACAAAACTCAAAGCTCCCTACGGTAAGTATTCCGTATTGGGAAACCACGACTACGGAGACTATATCCGTTGGGACAATAAAGAAGCTAAGGAAGCAAATCTTAACCGCCTCAAAGAAGTACATGCAGAAACCGGTTTCAGATTATTGCTCAATGAAGCGGTAATAATCAATAAACAAGGTCAAAGCATAGCATTGGTAGGTGTGGAAAACTGGGGAAAAGGAGGTTTTCATCAATATGGTGACCTCAAAGAAGCTACAGCTCATATTCCCGATGACGCATTCAAAATACTGATGTCTCATGACCCTTCACACTGGGACGAGGTAACAGTTGATCACAATCAGCATGTACACCTTACTTTAGCCGGACATACACACGGTATGCAGTTTGGAATTGAGCTGTTCGGCTTTAAATGGAGCCCTATCCAATACTTTTACAAGCAATGGGCCGGTCTTTACCAAAGAGATGGTAAATATCTGTATGTCAACAGAGGATTCGGGTATCACGGATTAAAAGGCAGGGTAGGCGTGTGGCCGGAAATAACGGTGCTTACACTCAAACGGAAAGTATAAAGACTTAATTATTCTGGAAATCTGATTATTACTTATTATAATGCGTGCCGGAAGTATTGATTATCATATAATTGAATGAAAAGTGGTATCTTGTATCAGCTAAGCATCCTTTATTATGATAATTAGGTTGAAATAGCAAATGATAACAGCAGCTATGGAAACGGAATATCCCCGAATTTATCTTTACAGACGCATAGTACAGGCAAAACTTTTTATTGAAAAGCATTATGCCGAAAAGATAGATCTGAACAATATTTCTGATGAAGCATGTTTTTCAAAGTTTCATTTCATCCGTTTGTTTAAGTCTGTTTATCAAAAGACACCTCATCAATATCTCACCAAGATCCGTATAGATAAAGCACAGCTCTTTCTTCAGGAAGGAAAATCTGTTCGTGATGCCTGTTTTTTAGTTGGATTTGACAGTATTTCTACTTTTAGTGGTCTGTTTAAGAAAGAGGTTGGCATTAGTCCGGCTCAATATGTAAATAATTATCAACAGCGTTTAGCAGATATAAAACGCACTCCGTTAGCTTTTGTTCCGGGATGCTATGCTTACATGCATGGCTGGAATGAAAATAGCAATTTTGAAGAAGACTCATAAAAAATGGTTTCGGATTTTTGTAAGGATAACTTTAAACAAATAGATTATGATTACGAAAATGACCGTTACCAACATCCACGTTATTGATCAGGACAGTGCGTATGATTTTTATGTAAACAAATTAGGATTTAAATTAGTTGATGATATTCCGATGGGACCAGACACACGCTGGCTCACAGTTTCTCCTCCTGAACAACCGGATTTGCAACTTGTCCTGTTTCCTGTTACTGTCAGCAAAATGTTCCCCAAAGAAACAGCAGAAACATTAATTGGTCTTATACGCCAGGGAATATTCGGCTGTGGTGTACTTACCTGCAATGATATCTTTGCAACCTATGAAGAATTAAAATCCAAGGGTGTCGAGTTTATAAAAACACCTACAAAGGAGTTTTATGGTACCGAAGCTTTATTTAAAGATGATTCCGGCAACTACTTTTCATTACAACCGCTTAACAATTTTGATGATGAAAACCGTATTTGATAAAAACCTTAGGGAACATTTGATATCCAGAATTCAGCTGTTAAATGAAGAAAGCACACCTGAATGGGGGAAAATGAATGTATTTCAAATGAGCAGGCATTGTTCCATCTGGAACGATTGGGTATTAGGAAAGAGTAAACAAGGACATAAACAATCCTTTATCGGTAAGATTTTTGGCAAAATAGCATTGAAAAGCACCTTAAAAGATGATAAACCTATGAGAAAGAATATGCCCGCCGGAATATTCTTGGTCAAAGAAAAAGATGGTGATCTGCATGCTCAAAAAGAAATCTGGATGTCTCAGATAGCAGATTATGGCCATTTTTCGAATGAAGGATTTGTACATGATTTCTTTGGCAGAATGAGTAAGGAACAAATCGGAATATTTGTTTATCAGCATATGGATCATCATTTAAGACAATTCGGAGTTTAATACCTTTATCAGGCTGCTTACTTTTCCATATATCGGAAAGATCAAAAAAGCACAAAGCTTTAAAACAATTATTACAGCATATAAACTTATGAATAAGGCTGATGTTTAACCTCCCGGAATTGTCGCCGGGAGGTTATCCTTTTTGAGATAGTTCAACTATCTTTTTTATTTCGCTCTTTCCCTCTCATCTTCGTTCCCGAAATTCCTTTGTGCGGACTTAATACTCCTGTTTCCAAATTTGTAGCTTAATGAAATGCGGAATCCTCTGGTATCCCTGTAAGACCGGACATCATTTTTGATCCCATTGGAATGGTAACTGATAAGTGGTCTTTGCGCATTCAACAGATCTTCACCCGTAACTGTCAGAGAGAGATTCTTGTTAAGAAGCAAAAACTTCATAGAAACATCCAGTATGTGAAGCCGTGAGATATGAAAGATCTGATATCGTCCCGGAAGTTGCAGTCCATAGTTTAAGCCAAAAAAAGCGGATGTTGACGAGTTTAAAGTGAAATCATTGTTACTGTAAAAATAAGCGTTGTAGCCATCAATGGATTTTACGAAGCTGGTCTTTGATTTCACATGCTGATAGTTCACATTGAACCCTGTAAAACTATTCCACCAGGACCATTTACTCAAATTATAATAAGTTGAATATCCGATCTGATAGGTATCTGCATAGTTGAGAGGGGTACTTCTTGTTACATTGCTTACCGGATCAACAACAGACAGTTCCTGGCCAAAATCTGAAACCTGCGAGAAATAGACCGAATTCATCCATTTCTGTTTATAGATGTAGGAAAATTCCAGATTATCAATAAATGAAGGTTTCAGAAAGGGATTTCCTTCAGAATAGTAATAGGGACTTGTACGTATCACAAAAGGATTAAGGTATTCAAAATCCGGTCTCCGGATCCTTCTGCTATAATTAAGGGAAAACGAATTGCTGTCATTCGGTACATAAGTGATATAAGCTGTCGGGAAAAATTTGATATAGTTGTTTTTATTCGTCTGATTCAGATTGGTGGAATATCCCTCTGTTTGGGTAGCCTCCATTCTCACTCCAAATTGAGTTTCCCAATGATCATCCAGTTTCTTGTGTGCTGAGAAGTATAGCGCCTCATTGTACTCTTTATAATTGAAGATATTAGACTGATCCGTATTCAGTACTGGTGCTCCGCTTTGATTGTCATACACCAGCAGATCGTTATTGGTATTCGTATAGGATATTTTGCCCCCAAAACTCAGGTTAGCCCAGTTGGAAGGCAAGGCCGCATCAATCTTTGCTGAATAGTTTTTTATCTCATTGATATTACTGTTTGTAGAGGAAAAATAGCTGTCCGCAATAGTTGCGCGGTTGGCGTCCAGTTCATGACCTGCAAAAGAACGAAAATCCTCTTTTTTATACCTGAAGTAGTCGATATCCATTGTAATGCTCTTCCCGGTTGAATCTAAAGTCAGTGTATGATACCAGTTAAGCGCATTCATCTGAGGCTTATTGCGTGCTTCCACATCAGATGCGATGTAAGAGTTCACGAAGCCGTTTGAAGCATTATATCTTGTAGTGAGGGGATTGTTTGCCGAAGTACGGTCTGTAAAACTGCCTAAGTATTTCACTCCGCTCGTCCATTTGTCCGTTAGTTTGTAATCTGCTCCCAGTCCCAGACTCCACAGTGAACTTACAGATTTGTTACGCACCTCCTGTGTCCATAATTCGTCTGTGTAGAAAATCCGGCTATCAGAGCGGGTACTCAGCTTTTCATTTCCTTTACTCATACTGGCTTGTAAGGACAACCTGTTGTGATTGTAGTTGAATAATCCCTGTAAATTACCTCCTGCATATGTTTTTTGTGTATAGGTTGTACCTATATTCGCATTCCATGAGTTCGCTTTCGCAGTTTTGAGTTTAATATTGATCAGTCCGCTGTTGCCCTCAGCCTCATATTTGGCAGGAGGGGTACTGATTACCTCAATACTTTTGATGTTGTCTGCCGGAATAGACTTCAGAAAACCAGCGAGATCCTCCTCTGACATACGTTGCAGACGGTCATCGATCATCACCAACACATTTCCCTTACCTACGATAGAGATATTGTCGTTTTGGACTCTTACCGTTGGTGTCGCTTTCAGCGCATCGAGAGCAGTACCTCCGGTTGCGAAAGTAGAATTCTGCACATGGAATACCAGCCTGTCTACCTTTTGCTCAATCTGTTTTTTTCTGCCGGTCACAGTTACACCTTCCAGTTCAGTCACTTCGTTTATCTGTATATCTGCAAGGATCGTATCCTGACGCAACAGCAGAGCTGTATTATTAAATTCTCTTCCAAACTGCTCAATTATCAGACGGTAATCTCCCTTATCAGCTTGAATAGAAAAATATCCCAGACTATCAGTGAATGCCTGACTGATACGTACCGACTCATTATTCAGGAGATTGATATGTACAAATTCGACAGGTTGCCGGCTTTGATTGATAACCCTGCCCTTTAACGATATCTGTTGTGCTAAAGCATTCGCCTGACAAAGAACAGCAACTATAAAAAAGATAAATGTTTTCATGTGTTTAGTGTTAAATCCGAACAAATATTCCCCGAAAAATAGTATTTGCCTATTTTTTTCGACAAACCCCTCCGCTTTATCTACGAATCCGTTTTAAAGGACTTTTATGAATGAGTACCTTTGAAAAAAAACAGTTAGATGTTGTATAAAGGAACATTGTCAAAAAGGACGGAGCAGTTCATCCATCTTATATTCTGGTTGATCGTCATCTATTTTACATTCGTGAAAAACCCGTTGTATGCACGGTTCGCAGTACCGGACTTATTTTACACTACTTATATGATATGTTTTGTTTCCACTTTTTACTTTCATTATTTGTTAGTCATGAAATGGGCATTTAAGGCATTTAAATGGAAAAAACTGTTTTTGGGAATATTTGTTTCCTATCTGTTTTTTACAGCTTTACGATGGCTGTTGGAGCAGGTTATAACAGATATGTTATTTCATAAAGTCAATTATGTCAATACTACAGTCGTCAGTTACATGCTGGACAATATGCATTACAGCAGTATGCCGATTGTCTTCAGTTCTCTTCTTTGGTTTGCCATCTATTTTATCAGACTTTTGGAGTACAATAAGATTATAATAGAGGAAAACAAAAACACAGAAATTAAATTTCTGAAAGCACAGATCAATCCTCATTTTATCTTCAATACCCTCAATAATATTTATTCGATGGTATACTTTCAATCCGATAAATCATTACCTGCAATTGAGAAATTGAGTCAGATTATGCGCTTTACAACTTATGAATCTCAGAAGGAAAAGATAAAGCTGGCAGACGAAATCGGATATATCAGGGCATATCTGGAATTGGAGCAACTACGCCATCAGGAAAATGCCTTTGTTGAATTAACTGTTCAGATTGTAAATGACCATATGGAAATACCACCTTATCTACTGTCTCCTTTAGTTGAAAATGCTTTGAAACATGGGATTGCTTCCAATACAGCTCCCATTATAATAAATCTGAATGCAGATGCAAAAAATCTAACCTTTAGAATAGAAAACGGAATCGGAAATCACAAAAAGGATAAATTAGGAGGCATTGGATTGGATAATTTAAAGAAGCGTCTGGAGATATATTATCCGGACACCCATAAGTTAAACCTGCAAACTGAGAATAACGTGTTTACAGCTGAACTGCAAATAATTTTAGGATGAAAAGAAAAATAAACTGCCTTATTTTAGATGATGAACCTTTTGCCGTAAAACTCCTGGCAGATTATGCCTCTAAGGTGTCACAATTGAACGTGATATATGCAGGAAGCGATGCCTTTGAGGTAATTGAAATATTGAATTCTGAGTCCGTAGATCTTATATTTATAGATATTCAGATGCCTCAGCTCACAGGAATTGAGTTAATGCAGATGTTTAATCAGAAGCATAATTTTATTATCACTTCCGCTTACTCCGAATATGCACTGGATGCTTTTCAGTTTAATGTGATTGATTTTTTATTAAAACCAATCACATTCAATCGTTTTTATCAGAGTGTAGAAAAATTCAACCGTTGGCAGGATACCTTCCAAAGCAGTGAATCGGATAATTCGCTCTTTGTAAAAGCAGACCGCAAGTATTATAAAATTCAACCGGAGGATATCCTATATATAGAAGGATTGAAAGATTATATCCGTATTCATACGGTTTCTGAACGCATGGTCGTATTAGAGAATATGAAAGATATTCTGGACAGATTGCCACAGCATCAGTTTGTACGCATACACCGATCCTATATTGTCCCTTTAAAAAGAATCAAGGTAATAGAGGGGAATCAGATCGTCATGACCAATGGTGAATATCTTCCGATCGGTGAGACCTACCGGAAACTGATTGGTGAATGGCTGGGGAAAAACTAACCAGCCTGTCTACAAAATAATATTGCGTTTGAATGCACAGCCCAGTTCAATAATAGAATCTGTCTTTGCAATTCCCGGAATATTATCAATTTTTTCATACAATAATTGCCGCATATGTTCATGGTTTTTGGCAACGATCTTAATGTATAATGTATAGTTTCCTGTAATGTAATAACATTCGGTGACTTCCGGTATTTTCTGTAATTCTTCGATTACCCGCTTTGAATCGTAATCCTTTTCAAGACTGATACCCGTGAAAGCTCCCCAGTCATAGCCGAGTTTTTTTTCATTCAAGACCGGCTTAGTTCCTTCCAGTATTCCCTGATCGGATAAGCGGCTTATACGCTGATGAACCATCGTATTGGAAACCCCCATTTCAGTGGCAATAGCCGAATAAGCCATTCGGCCGTCTGTGTCCAGTGTTTTCAGTATCCGGATATCAAAATCATCTAATGTATACATGGTTTTTGTTGAGTTGTATATTCAAATTTAATATAATTTGTTGTTTTAAAAGTCAAATTCAATATTTATTTGCTTTTTACATGTTATATTTTATAAGTTTGAAAATATGAATAATAATATTGAGGATATGAATATTCAAACCGATAAAACTAAAAGTGATGCTTTTATAGCTAAAGAGAATCAATATGGCGCCCATAATTATCATCCGCTTCCGGTTGTATTGGAAAGAGGAGAAGGCGTATTTGTATGGGATGTGGAAGGAAAAAAATATGTTGATTTTCTATCGGCCTATTCTGCTGTTAATCAAGGCCACTGCCATCCGCGCATTATCCATGCATTGACAGAACAGGCCAAGAAACTAACGCTTACTTCCCGGGCATTTTTTAATAATAAACTTGGAGAATTTGAAGAGTATATCTGCAAGCTATTTGGGTATAATAAGGCGCTGATTATGAATTCCGGAGTAGAGGCTGTAGAAACAGCTATGAAACTCTGTCGTAAGTGGGGATATCAGGTAAAGGGAATCCCCGATAATCAGGCTAAAATAGTATTCGCGAAAGATAATTTTCACGGAAGGACTATTTCTGTCATCTCTGCATCTAATGATGAAGTCAGTACACGTGAATTTGGTCCTTTTGTAGAAGGAATCGTACAGGTACCCTATAATGATATACAGGCTTTTGAAAACCTTTTGAAAGAAAATAAAAATATTGCAGGCTTTATTGTAGAACCTATTCAGGGAGAAGCCGGAATTATTATTCCTGACGAGACCTATCTGTCTGAGATCAGACGGCTATGTACTGCGTATAATGTATTATTTATAGCGGATGAGATACAAACAGGCATAGGGCGTACCGGCAATTTGCTGGCCTCCTACGATGTCTTCGCCTCTGCACACAACAGTAAACCTGATATTCTGATTTTAGGCAAGGCTCTGTCCGGAGGTGTATTACCTGTATCTGCAGTACTGGCTGATGATGATATTATGCTTACCATCAAGCCCGGAGAACATGGATCCACCTATGGAGGCAATCCGCTGGCTTGTGCTGTTTCCATAGAAGCGCTGCAAGTCATACTGGATGAAGAACTGACTGAAAACAGCAGAAAAATGGGTGAAATATTACGCTCAGGACTGAGAGATATTGCAGGCAGGATGACTTTGATTAGAGAAGTAAGAGGTAAGGGCTTACTCACAGCTATAGAAATGAATTGCTCTGAAGAGGATGAATTAGCCTGGAATCTATGTCTTGAATTCAAAAAAAACGGTCTTTTGGCCAAACCCACACATGGTAATAAAATCCGTCTGGCACCCCCTTTAGTAATCAATGAGCAACAGATAAATGATTGTCTCCGTATAATCGAAAAATCCTTAAATGTGTTTGTATGAGAAGATCGATAGAACTGATTAAGAACAGATCCGATATAGGCGCAGGCACCAGAGGTTCAGATCTGGGGATAGATGCTATAGAGATCGCTGCTATTAATAAGGGTAGCCTTTTCTTTAAGAAATATCCGTTTGTAGATGTACAGACACGTAATGATTCCGTTTATGAACACGAGTTGAATCCATACGGCAAACATATAAAACAGGTCTACCAGCAATGTAAACAGGTGGCTTCTATTGTTGAAGACAGCATTCTGAAGGGAAAATTTCCTTTGGTATTCTCCGGTGATCATTCTTCAGCTATCGGTACGATCAGCGGTATAAAAGCGGCTCTTCCGGACAAAAGACTGGGTGTGATCTGGATCGATGCGCATGCGGATATACATTCTCCCTATACGACCCCTTCAGGAAATCTGCACGGAATGCCCATAGCTGCAGTGTTGCAGGAAGATAATTTACTTTGCGGCATCAATGAAGTAGACAATCATACACAGACGTATTGGGAAAAGCTGAAGCAGGTCGGTACAGCTCAGGCCAAACTGATCGCTGAGGATCTTGTATATTTCGGCGTACGGGATACAGAAGAACCTGAAGATATGCTGATCGAAAGACTGGGCATCAAAAACTATCAGGTGGGAGAGGTGCGCACGAAGAAAGTGGAGCAGTGTGTTAAAGAAGTCTTTGACCAATTGAAAAACTGCGATATTTTGTATGTTTCCTTTGATGTGGATAGTATGGACAGTGAAAAGATTTCTGAAGGAACGGGAACACCTGTCCCGGAAGGGTTCTTTCCTTTTGAAATCACAGTACTACTGCAGGAGCTGATAAGTTCGGAAAAAGTAGTTTGTATGGAAGTCGTGGAAGTAAATCCTCTGTTGGATCATCATGGAAACAGAATGGCTGAAGTCACGTTCGACATTCTGGAGAAAGTAGCAACTGTTATAGAAGGTACGGAGTAAAATTCCGAATAGCTTTTCTGTCAGCTTATATAAACCGCTTCGAAAGAGGCGGTTTTTATTTTGGCAGTAACTTATGTTAGTGAAGTTTTTTCTGTTTCTGTAAATATTAAAATAGGTTTAAAAAGATATGATAACTCTATGAACAATTACTTAATTTTAAAGGAGAGTCGTGATCGTTTATATTTTGTGAATGTGGGATTTTGAGCGGTATAAAATCAGAGAAGCAAAATAAATTCCTGATTCTGAATAATCATGATACAGGCAATACATTTAATAGGTACAGACCGTATATCAATAAGGAAAGATCAGCATAATATGAAAAGTATTAAAATAAAGATTCTTAGATGTTTTTTGGATGAATTTGCTGAGTCGCAACTACAACGTGGAGTTTCTATTAATCATGTAAAAAAATAGATATAATGAATATTAAGGAAATTATAAAAAAACTTTCTGAAGAAGGCTATAGTCCTTATTTACAAGAAAGATTAGGAATCATTTTTAATAGTGTTGATGATACAAAAGGAAATCCTAAAGTGAGTTCTGTATCACAAATTAGGATTGAAAAAGAAAAAATAATTATCCAATATCCTTTAGGTCAGATTCCTGAAGAAAAAGAGTTTAAAACAATTGAAGAACTCTTAAAATTCGTAAGGCAAGTTTTCCCAATAGCGGGTTAACCCAATTTTCTAATAAAACCACTATTGAATAATAGCAGACAGCTGTTTTTCTATTGAAAAGGCATATGCCAAAGGATTTATAAGCTTTATCAAGGGGGTAGATGATATTCTTGCAGGTGCGAAAAATGGCAAGAACATATATGATGTATGGAATGATTTAGAAAAAATATGATACAAAAGTAGATCCAGTTGCAACAAACGTATGCTCACTTCTGATGAAATTTGAGGTTAAAGGAGTATCGGTAAAAAAATCAATAAATTATGAGGTTTTCAGATAAAAGAATAATTACAAGATTATTAGAATCGGGATGGTTTGATGGAAGAAATATTTTGAAAAATCTGGAATTTCCAATTGAGGGTTATCCATTGGATGCAAAAAAATTTCTTCAGGAATATGGACTTTTAAAAGTTCAGGATGTAGAGTATGATAATGAATATCAAAGATATATTGCTTCTTATTTTGAAATAAATCCTATGATTGGAAAAGGGCATTATGATTCTGATGGAGATTTTACTTATTATTCTTCAATTTTAGGAAAGCAAATATTTAATCTGGGCTACTTTAAACCTGATGGTTATTATATCTGTTGCGATGTGGATGGCAGAGTGTATAAAATAGGAGAATATTGTTTTTATGTTGGAGTGGATTTATATGAAGGAATAGAAAATATTCTTTTAATGAACACATTAAAATCCTTGCAACTTGATGAGGATACAGGAAAATGGTGGAACATGGATGGAGAATATGTAAAGTTACCTTAATCTTAATATAGACCACTTCGAAGGAAGCGTTTTTTCTTTATTTAATCCATTAATTTTACCAAAGATGTGTTGACAAGAGCCGTTGAGTTTTTTAAGATTCTATACAACTAATGAAGGTTATAAGAATTTTAATAAAGCATTACGAGGAGAAATAAAGATGAGTTTAAGAACACATCCCAACTCTAAAGTTTTTTAAGCAACAAAAGATACTGAGCCAACTATTGTATCAACTTCTGAATTAGCAGATAAATCAAAAAATGCAGAAAAAATTGTGACCGCAATTAAAAAAATATTAGAATGAAAAATTTAAAATGGTTTTGGGTAGTTAATTACATAATGACTATTTATAGTACAATTTTATTGTCTGGATATCTTTTGGATATAATTTTTGGATATGATAAAGATGGATATGATTTTACTTATAAGTATGGTAAATATTTTATGTTGGCTAATAATGAGATCTTATTTATTTTCTTTTTTTGCATAGAATGGCTTCAAATACCATTAGTTTTAGGGATTCTTATTTGGAAAAAACAAGAACGTACAAAGTGGCATTGGTTATATTTTATTGTTTTAATATTGTTAACAATAGCTAAAATAATCTTTTAT
Proteins encoded in this region:
- a CDS encoding metallophosphoesterase — translated: MAKRLILILLLFLVADVYFYQAVSTLTENTWIRAIYWSVDVLLFAGIIAIVFLRKAGNNLQRFIPMLITAMLVIFIPKLFSFPILLAEDIVRLLRGFPARSLYVSEATLALAVIMILIILFGLTRGKHFYRVRKETLYFPDLPEVFDGFTITQLSDIHSGSLNDIKGVQKGIDLANAQNSDLLLFTGDLVNNMATEMDPWIPYFTKLKAPYGKYSVLGNHDYGDYIRWDNKEAKEANLNRLKEVHAETGFRLLLNEAVIINKQGQSIALVGVENWGKGGFHQYGDLKEATAHIPDDAFKILMSHDPSHWDEVTVDHNQHVHLTLAGHTHGMQFGIELFGFKWSPIQYFYKQWAGLYQRDGKYLYVNRGFGYHGLKGRVGVWPEITVLTLKRKV
- a CDS encoding AraC family transcriptional regulator yields the protein MITAAMETEYPRIYLYRRIVQAKLFIEKHYAEKIDLNNISDEACFSKFHFIRLFKSVYQKTPHQYLTKIRIDKAQLFLQEGKSVRDACFLVGFDSISTFSGLFKKEVGISPAQYVNNYQQRLADIKRTPLAFVPGCYAYMHGWNENSNFEEDS
- a CDS encoding VOC family protein; this translates as MITKMTVTNIHVIDQDSAYDFYVNKLGFKLVDDIPMGPDTRWLTVSPPEQPDLQLVLFPVTVSKMFPKETAETLIGLIRQGIFGCGVLTCNDIFATYEELKSKGVEFIKTPTKEFYGTEALFKDDSGNYFSLQPLNNFDDENRI
- a CDS encoding DUF1569 domain-containing protein; translated protein: MKTVFDKNLREHLISRIQLLNEESTPEWGKMNVFQMSRHCSIWNDWVLGKSKQGHKQSFIGKIFGKIALKSTLKDDKPMRKNMPAGIFLVKEKDGDLHAQKEIWMSQIADYGHFSNEGFVHDFFGRMSKEQIGIFVYQHMDHHLRQFGV
- a CDS encoding TonB-dependent receptor; amino-acid sequence: MKTFIFFIVAVLCQANALAQQISLKGRVINQSRQPVEFVHINLLNNESVRISQAFTDSLGYFSIQADKGDYRLIIEQFGREFNNTALLLRQDTILADIQINEVTELEGVTVTGRKKQIEQKVDRLVFHVQNSTFATGGTALDALKATPTVRVQNDNISIVGKGNVLVMIDDRLQRMSEEDLAGFLKSIPADNIKSIEVISTPPAKYEAEGNSGLINIKLKTAKANSWNANIGTTYTQKTYAGGNLQGLFNYNHNRLSLQASMSKGNEKLSTRSDSRIFYTDELWTQEVRNKSVSSLWSLGLGADYKLTDKWTSGVKYLGSFTDRTSANNPLTTRYNASNGFVNSYIASDVEARNKPQMNALNWYHTLTLDSTGKSITMDIDYFRYKKEDFRSFAGHELDANRATIADSYFSSTNSNINEIKNYSAKIDAALPSNWANLSFGGKISYTNTNNDLLVYDNQSGAPVLNTDQSNIFNYKEYNEALYFSAHKKLDDHWETQFGVRMEATQTEGYSTNLNQTNKNNYIKFFPTAYITYVPNDSNSFSLNYSRRIRRPDFEYLNPFVIRTSPYYYSEGNPFLKPSFIDNLEFSYIYKQKWMNSVYFSQVSDFGQELSVVDPVSNVTRSTPLNYADTYQIGYSTYYNLSKWSWWNSFTGFNVNYQHVKSKTSFVKSIDGYNAYFYSNNDFTLNSSTSAFFGLNYGLQLPGRYQIFHISRLHILDVSMKFLLLNKNLSLTVTGEDLLNAQRPLISYHSNGIKNDVRSYRDTRGFRISLSYKFGNRSIKSAQRNFGNEDERERAK
- a CDS encoding sensor histidine kinase; amino-acid sequence: MKWAFKAFKWKKLFLGIFVSYLFFTALRWLLEQVITDMLFHKVNYVNTTVVSYMLDNMHYSSMPIVFSSLLWFAIYFIRLLEYNKIIIEENKNTEIKFLKAQINPHFIFNTLNNIYSMVYFQSDKSLPAIEKLSQIMRFTTYESQKEKIKLADEIGYIRAYLELEQLRHQENAFVELTVQIVNDHMEIPPYLLSPLVENALKHGIASNTAPIIINLNADAKNLTFRIENGIGNHKKDKLGGIGLDNLKKRLEIYYPDTHKLNLQTENNVFTAELQIILG
- a CDS encoding LytR/AlgR family response regulator transcription factor, giving the protein MKRKINCLILDDEPFAVKLLADYASKVSQLNVIYAGSDAFEVIEILNSESVDLIFIDIQMPQLTGIELMQMFNQKHNFIITSAYSEYALDAFQFNVIDFLLKPITFNRFYQSVEKFNRWQDTFQSSESDNSLFVKADRKYYKIQPEDILYIEGLKDYIRIHTVSERMVVLENMKDILDRLPQHQFVRIHRSYIVPLKRIKVIEGNQIVMTNGEYLPIGETYRKLIGEWLGKN
- a CDS encoding Lrp/AsnC family transcriptional regulator; the protein is MYTLDDFDIRILKTLDTDGRMAYSAIATEMGVSNTMVHQRISRLSDQGILEGTKPVLNEKKLGYDWGAFTGISLEKDYDSKRVIEELQKIPEVTECYYITGNYTLYIKIVAKNHEHMRQLLYEKIDNIPGIAKTDSIIELGCAFKRNIIL
- the rocD gene encoding ornithine--oxo-acid transaminase, whose product is MNNNIEDMNIQTDKTKSDAFIAKENQYGAHNYHPLPVVLERGEGVFVWDVEGKKYVDFLSAYSAVNQGHCHPRIIHALTEQAKKLTLTSRAFFNNKLGEFEEYICKLFGYNKALIMNSGVEAVETAMKLCRKWGYQVKGIPDNQAKIVFAKDNFHGRTISVISASNDEVSTREFGPFVEGIVQVPYNDIQAFENLLKENKNIAGFIVEPIQGEAGIIIPDETYLSEIRRLCTAYNVLFIADEIQTGIGRTGNLLASYDVFASAHNSKPDILILGKALSGGVLPVSAVLADDDIMLTIKPGEHGSTYGGNPLACAVSIEALQVILDEELTENSRKMGEILRSGLRDIAGRMTLIREVRGKGLLTAIEMNCSEEDELAWNLCLEFKKNGLLAKPTHGNKIRLAPPLVINEQQINDCLRIIEKSLNVFV
- a CDS encoding arginase, with the translated sequence MRRSIELIKNRSDIGAGTRGSDLGIDAIEIAAINKGSLFFKKYPFVDVQTRNDSVYEHELNPYGKHIKQVYQQCKQVASIVEDSILKGKFPLVFSGDHSSAIGTISGIKAALPDKRLGVIWIDAHADIHSPYTTPSGNLHGMPIAAVLQEDNLLCGINEVDNHTQTYWEKLKQVGTAQAKLIAEDLVYFGVRDTEEPEDMLIERLGIKNYQVGEVRTKKVEQCVKEVFDQLKNCDILYVSFDVDSMDSEKISEGTGTPVPEGFFPFEITVLLQELISSEKVVCMEVVEVNPLLDHHGNRMAEVTFDILEKVATVIEGTE
- a CDS encoding SUKH-3 domain-containing protein, which gives rise to MRFSDKRIITRLLESGWFDGRNILKNLEFPIEGYPLDAKKFLQEYGLLKVQDVEYDNEYQRYIASYFEINPMIGKGHYDSDGDFTYYSSILGKQIFNLGYFKPDGYYICCDVDGRVYKIGEYCFYVGVDLYEGIENILLMNTLKSLQLDEDTGKWWNMDGEYVKLP